The DNA region cgccttgtgcacaccattttgaatcaaaatggctctcattttgacttgccataagccaaaatttacattcctatcaaacttctcaatatcgagcttcattgtagtcatgattttcaagtaataaccttacgatgttaagaacaaatacttacgatgaaTGTTGTGACTTGGTGTATTagagcataaacaacataatcacactcttcaatgtacctccttggagccacgatcttccttctttgcctagttgtggacaaaggagaAACGTATTCATCCATTGTATtcatccatggagaaacgttgaacaactttctcaatgtagtTCAATGTTGTTCAACGTATTCATCCATGGAGAAagtttgatgggattgtgaggaccttaaccaaaggaagtacattgagaaagttgttcaaaggaagtacattaaGAAAGTTGTtcataccttagtcaaaggaagtacattgagaaagttgttcaacgtttctccatggatgaatacaacataatcacactcttcaatgtacctccttggagccacgatcttccttctttgcctagttatGGAGGTACATTTAACATCGTAAGGTTATTACTTGACATACAATActtaccattcataacaatctacTTACGATGAAAGTttacaacacttcaatatgaagaattacaattgagatagagataacaacaataggctatgtgtttggcttaagggttgtgtttgatgtgtttttacatacttgaagtgtgggtatgagagccctatttatagtgctaggtacttgaagatgaatggctcacataaatacatagttaatttagggtaatgaatactatgaaataactctaagaacttgaaaaggcattatctcaagagtcacacacatgagactcttcaccttaatcttcattaacaccaataattctcatgaatactcttcaccttattacacccttttggattccacaactcaagagtcacacacatgaattcaaccctttaatgtgcactcaagtcacacattagtatactatcatttataatcacattagtatactaccattcataacaaagacaatatataaatgagtcaaaaaaattttaaaaaacgactcaaaattgagattatttatgcTCAGAAACTAGAATATAGAACACATAAGTTTTTATCAAACCGTAAATAACCTAGACACTTGATTGAAAACAAGTGGATTATCCTAAATCTTGACTCGTAACTTGAAAACAACCCAACCCTACACATTTAGACCTATCCTTTGGGTCAATATTTAAAGGGTGAAATCTTAGAAACAATATACTGATCaactattaaaagaaaaattaattcaataattcaataaaaactggagtaatttaattttaaaatgacccaaaaaataATGGGTCATTCTCATGTTTAGGATTTTTCTTTACACCCTTACAACAAGGACTCAATTTTCATTACGTTCATGAAAAAAATTTTCCTTGCTCGTAAGGTTTTGGGGTGCTTGGATGTTGGAGTTTATATTTGCTTTTTTGATTTACTTAGatttttggcttgttggttggtcaaataGTCAAAAAATGTATTTAGTAAATGCTTTTTAAGCTAACTAAAAAGCTATATTATTAggccaaaataaaaaagctactctagttatagttttttttgttggctCTTGGTTGTTGGCCCACTTTTTCTAGCTATAAGaaacaaccaacaaccaatACCTTATTTAGCGAATATCTCCATAAACAATTGGTTTTTAGCTAGCTTAAAAGCAAACAAAATAACCAATACTTACAATAAGTTAAACaagtcaataaaaaaaacaataaaaaaacaatcaataacCAATTACCAAACACCCTTTGCTAGTCTGCCACATAAAATTGTGAGGCTTTTCCTTAATGCTTTCTTTGGGAACAATGATTTCAATTAGAAATTCAAAATAGGCTCAAATTTATTAAttgacaaatcaaaaatttttaaaattgaatttggatcaaatttcaccgttgtttttaaagtagctaaagttgaaaatttgagaatgactacccaaactttgtcattttcaaattctttatttataatttcataattaaaatccataatttaaaatgaaatgttTGTTACCAAACACTACATAATTAAATTTGACCTATTTGGGTCATTGGGTGTATGATACTTATAAAGTTCTATATATATTCATGAACTAATGGAATCCTAATACCACTACCATAATACCCACCATTTACAAACACATAATACATAGTTTAGAAAAATGAGCATCAAAGTGAAAGAATCCACAATGATATTCCCATCCAAAGAAACTCCAAGACTAAATCTTTGGTTATCAAAACTAGACATGACAATTAGAACACCATATTCACATACAAACGTTCTATACGTTTATCATCCCCAACCTCAAAAAAAATCTTCACCAAATTTTTTTGACACCAAAATTCTAAAAGAATCCCTCAGCCAAACCCTTACAAAATTTTACCCAACGGCCGGGAGATTAATTTTCAACGACAAAAATGGTCGATATGAAATCGATTGCAATGCACAAGGAGCATTATTTGTTGAAGCTGAAACAATTAGTCCTCTAAGTGATTTTGGGGATTACTGTAAGCAAGATTCTGAACTTAGAAAGTTGGTATTTGCAAAATGTGATTATTCACTAGGGCTTTCTATGTTTCCTTTAATGATGGTTCAATTGACCCGGTTTGGATGCGGGTCGGTTTGTATCGGGTTTTCGCAACATCATCATGTGGCAGATGGAGCTTCACATATGCTATTTAATAATTCATGGGCAAAATTAGCTAAAGGGTTAGAACTTTTGGTTGAGCCTGTGCATGATAGGGCTAAGTATTTTAGTCCTCGTGATCCACCTCAAGTTAAGTTTAGGCATTTGGAATATGAGCCACCTTTGCCTTCTATACACCCTAAGGACTTTTCAGGtaatttttttgtataatatgaaatttaatttaatagatAAGTTGTGGTAGAGTTTTGATTAATGGGGTGAATTCAAAGGTAAGTGGGGAAGTCACATGTTTTAAACCAGGAGGAGTTTTGAGGGGAAAATaactaattatttatattatattggttttatgttctttacggtccgtttggttgatggtaataaagtaataggaatgaaatgttgtaatggcaatagtaaataaagattcttttgtttggtgtgcataactaaagaatggtaatgaaagataatattccattgattgcctttggttgttagtaataaaaaatggtaattgactcttagtttcattattgtatatttatatctaaaagcattattgtatctaaattattctatctaatgattccttttttgataataatatttttttggataattacatacattaccttttttttcttcattattttttttcttcagcttgaaacaacattaccttgtTTCATTACCAcaataatacttcattaccattacagcctaataccaggttgtttgatggtaataaaagtggccatttttggtaatttcattaccttattttattaccatccattaccattgaaagcatccaaacaaccaaattttttattacttaattttattaccattaccgccttcTAATATCATGTACTAAACAGGCTGTTAAGGTAAATTGAAATATACTTATACTGATATAGTATCCATATATTTACTCTTTATTATCTATTATTAGGTGAAATGGCGACAACAATGGAGAGTATTTTCAAGCTGACTAAAGAACAAATGGACACCTTACTACTACAAGCAACATCTCAATTA from Amaranthus tricolor cultivar Red isolate AtriRed21 chromosome 3, ASM2621246v1, whole genome shotgun sequence includes:
- the LOC130807589 gene encoding anthranilate N-benzoyltransferase protein 2-like: MSIKVKESTMIFPSKETPRLNLWLSKLDMTIRTPYSHTNVLYVYHPQPQKKSSPNFFDTKILKESLSQTLTKFYPTAGRLIFNDKNGRYEIDCNAQGALFVEAETISPLSDFGDYCKQDSELRKLVFAKCDYSLGLSMFPLMMVQLTRFGCGSVCIGFSQHHHVADGASHMLFNNSWAKLAKGLELLVEPVHDRAKYFSPRDPPQVKFRHLEYEPPLPSIHPKDFSGEMATTMESIFKLTKEQMDTLLLQATSQLAPQTKKLSTFVVQAAHVWRTACKARGLAHDQNAKIYIPVNGRPRLNDIALPEGYYGNVTLFASCLEKAGDITSKPLSYAASKLHEALKRIDTEYIRSAVDCLESHPDLTAITRGPKTSTCPNLTVNSWARLPCYEADFGWGPPSFTGINGIKFEGQAYITSSSNEDGSSFVAIKLFTPHMKHFERYLYDF